From Miscanthus floridulus cultivar M001 chromosome 15, ASM1932011v1, whole genome shotgun sequence, the proteins below share one genomic window:
- the LOC136506906 gene encoding uncharacterized protein, which translates to MASPHGSVSSNPFADGSEPAPPPSSTLVLLNIRNHVPVTLSAEDGNFRQWRSFFELTIKKFGLLNHIDGTVDAAAMLDDAEWLQIDSSIVSWLYSTVSKEIWNDVNRPGATAYSAWKAITGQFLDNSLQRAVFAQQEFHSLFQGDMTIGEYCGHLKRLADTLYDCGAAVYRSLGS; encoded by the coding sequence ATGGCGAGTCCCCACGGTTCCGTCTCGTCCAACCCCTTCGCTGATGGCTCCgagcctgctcctcctccctcctccactCTTGTGCTTCTCAATATCCGCAACCACGTTCCCGTCACTCTTTCCGCCGAGGACGGGAACTTCCGGCAGTGGCGCTCGTTCTTTGAACTCACCATCAAGAAATTTGGTCTTCTCAACCACATCGACGGCACGGTCGACGCCGCCGCGATGTTGGATGATGCGGAGTGGCTTCAGATCGACTCCTCCATCGTGTCTTGGCTCTATTCCACCGTCTCCAAAGAAATTTGGAACGACGTCAACAGGCCCGGCGCCACCGCCTACTCTGCGTGGAAGGCGATCACGGGACAGTTCCTCGACAACAGCCTGCAACGCGCTGTCTTTGCCCAGCAGGAGTTCCATAGTTTGTTCCAAGGCGACATGACTATCGGCGAGTACTGCGGCCACCTCAAGCGCCTCGCCGACACCCTCTACGACTGCGGCGCTGCTGTTTATCGATCATTGGGAAGTTAA